A window of Juglans regia cultivar Chandler chromosome 7, Walnut 2.0, whole genome shotgun sequence contains these coding sequences:
- the LOC109014358 gene encoding uncharacterized protein LOC109014358, with amino-acid sequence MQDPKNSNTRKPWYQRAIEMATVWRPISKSTEIPTTNATLWKTINSKSSSKEIPSGTSTTRSVHKLRKCTSLRVATSFTRVCLCAPISSYNEVFRADQVPPRRSNSYPRSKPFPTTTTTTSQDHQRIIPFPSHARLSVEGRRVFRGKSLTDDVLMRRFVVEEEAMMQVRRRNQMEVIRRRSIMRRKKLGPSRLSRMVMAGREDQADHEHYYA; translated from the exons ATGCAAGATCCAAAGAACTCAAACACAAG GAAGCCTTGGTATCAAAGAGCAATCGAGATGGCCACTGTATGGAGACCCATTTCCAAGTCCACAGAAATCCCGACGACAAATGCTACGCTATGGAAAACCATTAATTCCAAAAGTAGTAGCAAAGAAATCCCAAGTGGTACCAGTACTACTAGATCAGTACACAAGCTAAGAAAATGCACCTCTCTAAGGGTTGCCACTTCGTTCACTCGAGTTTGTCTTTGTGCACCAATCTCTTCTTACAACGAGGTTTTCCGAGCTGATCAGGTACCACCCAGAAGAAGCAACAGCTACCCAAGATCAAAGCCATTTcccactactactactactacctCACAAGATCATCAGAGAATTATTCCTTTTCCAAGTCATGCAAGACTTAGTGTGGAAGGAAGAAGAGTTTTCCGTGGAAAGTCTTTGACCGACGACGTTCTAATGAGAAGATTTGTTGTCGAAGAAGAAGCAATGATGCAAGTTAGGAGGAGGAATCAAATGGAAGTGATAAGGAGGAGGAGTATTATGAGAAGGAAGAAGCTGGGTCCTAGTCGTCTTAGTAGAATGGTGATGGCAGGGCGGGAGGATCAGGCTGATCACGAACATTATTATGCATGA
- the LOC109014348 gene encoding protein IQ-DOMAIN 14, with protein MGKKGSWFSAIKRVFIPHSKAKPVNDSEKKSTKEKKKKGKLRHGDTNSFIPLFREPSSIEKIFGDFEREQQILTFRPPTPAEQSKTPPFLTPRAASPRAPSPRVASPRVASPRVASPRAASPRIVHHYKEISHRPEPTLRNHHASATKIQAAYRGYKARRSFRALKGLVRLQGVVRGQNVKRQTMNAMKYMQLLVRVQSQIQTRRIQMLENQARRQAQFRNDKEVESTFGKWSQASEPGNHDDWDDSLLTKEQIEAKLQRKVEAVIKRERAMAYAYSHQLWKATPKSGQTPLTDIRSGGFPWWWNWLERQLPPANPTEGLAVKNFQLTPQRPHSELTPSPLPQSSNYKQLHFGFDNMDIATPRSSKSTILTTAKQARTPTPNRTPIGNSSLSKYSRPRASGADSAYDLPLKDDDSLMSCPPFSVPSYMAQTVSAKAKVRAGSNPRDRFPGTPASESKRRLSFPLTQGIGPFKWNKGSLFSNKDSGSHRMLDKNQSLQSIGNLSVDSTVSLPAGVGRKPFNRFV; from the exons ATGGGAAAGAAAGGCAGTTGGTTTTCTGCAATCAAGAGAGTGTTTATACCGCATTCTAAGGCAAAGCCAGTCAAT GACTCAGAGAAGAAAagcacaaaagaaaagaagaagaagggaaagcTAAGACATGGGGATACCAATTCATTCATTCCCCTATTCAGAGAGCCAAGCAGCATTGAAAAAATTTTTGGCGACTTTGAAAGAGAGCAACAAATATTAACTTTTAGGCCTCCCACGCCTGCTGAGCAATCAAAAACACCCCCTTTTCTGACTCCTAGAGCTGCTTCTCCAAGGGCTCCTTCTCCAAGGGTTGCCTCTCCCAGAGTTGCTTCTCCAAGGGTTGCGTCCCCTAGAGCTGCTTCTCCTCGGATTGTTCATCACTACAAAGAGATTAGCCACAGACCAGAACCAACTCTAAGAAACCACCATGCTTCAGCTACTAAGATCCAAGCAGCCTATAGAGGTTATAAG GCAAGGAGAAGCTTCAGAGCATTAAAGGGTCTGGTGAGGCTTCAAGGAGTGGTGAGAGGACAGAATGTGAAGCGCCAGACAATGAATGCCATGAAATACATGCAACTCTTGGTGCGTGTTCAATCTCAGATTCAGACACGGAGGATCCAGATGTTAGAAAACCAAGCCCGGCGGCAAGCTCAATTCAGGAATGATAAGGAAGTGGAGAGTACCTTTGGCAAATGGAGCCAGGCA TCCGAGCCAGGTAACCATGATGACTGGGATGATAGCTTGCTAACAAAGGAGCAGATAGAGGCAAAATTGCAGAGAAAGGTTGAGGCAGTTATCAAGAGGGAGAGAGCCATGGCCTATGCATATTCACACCAG TTGTGGAAAGCCACTCCTAAATCAGGTCAAACACCTCTAACCGATATTCGATCTGGGGGATTCCCATGGTGGTGGAACTGGTTGGAGCGCCAGCTGCCTCCAGCAAATCCAACTGAAGGACTTGCAGTGAAAAATTTTCAACTTACACCTCAAAGACCGCATTCAGAGCTGACGCCAAGCCCACTGCCCCAATCAAGCAACTACAAGCAACTTCATTTTGGGTTTGATAATATGGATATTGCCACACCAAGATCCTCAAAATCAACCATACTCACAACGGCAAAACAGGCTCGAACCCCAACTCCGAATAGAACCCCTATAGGCAACAGCAGCTTGTCAAAGTATTCAAGACCAAGAGCTAGTGGAGCTGATTCCGCTTATGATCTGCCATTAAAGGATGACGACAGCCTCATGAGCTGCCCACCATTTTCAGTTCCAAGCTACATGGCTCAAACAGTTTCAGCCAAAGCCAAAGTAAGAGCTGGTAGTAACCCCAGGGATAGGTTTCCAGGGACTCCGGCCAGCGAGTCAAAGAGGCGACTTTCATTCCCTTTGACACAAGGCATAGGGCCTTTCAAGTGGAACAAGGGCTCCTTGTTCTCTAACAAGGATTCTGGCTCCCACAGAATGTTAGACAAGAACCAGTCACTTCAATCTATAGGGAATTTGAGTGTGGATTCTACGGTTTCTTTACCTGCTGGGGTTGGAAGGAAGCCATTTAACCGATTTGtgtga